The genomic region CGCCACGAGCGCCGCCGCGTCCACCGCGAGCCGGGGCGCCGGGAGCGTCCCCTTCACCGTCACCCAGGCCGGCGCGCCCGCGCCGACGAGCCGGAGCAGCTCGGCCACCGCCGCGTGCTCGGCGGCGCGCGCGTCGGCGAGATCGTTCTCCTGCCGCGCCCCCTCCAGCACCACGCGATCGAGGTCGCTCGCCGCGATGTCGTCCGCCTCGAAGCGCGCGCGGGAGATGCGGATGGTCTCGGCGTGCCGGGCGCGGACCTCCTCGGCGAGCTTGCGGTGCTCGGCCGCCGACACGGCGGCCCAGAAGGCCTTCTCGAGCTCGAAGCGGGCCAGGCGCAGCGCGTCCGAGCGGGCCGAGCGGGACTCGGCGAGCGCGCCCTCGGCGGCGTCCACGCGCTTCCCGCGCTTCCCGCCGAGCTCGAAGGTCTGCGAGAGGCCCGCCCCGTAGACGGCGTTCCGGCCGAGCCCGGAGCCGTTGCCGGCCGGGGTGGTGTTGGCGCGGAGCGGAATGTTGCCGAGCGAGAGGCTCAGCTCGGGGTTGGGGCGCAGGCCGGCCTGGAGCACATCCGCCCGCGCCGCCTCCTCCCGCTCTTCGGCCTCGCGCAACTCGGGGCTCGACGAGAGGAAGGCGGCGCGGGCGTCCTCCAGACCCCAGACCGGAACGCCCTGCTCGTCGCCCCGTGCTAGGCCACCAGGGAGGGGAGCGGTCGCGAGGAGCGCGAGCAGGGCGAGGATCCGGAGCGACATGGAGCTGCGCGTAGCAACGCGCGTGCCGCGACCGGAACCTGCCGAATTCCGGGCGAGCGCGGGGGTCGCGCGCCCCCACTCCCGAACCGACTGAAAGATCCTTTCAGCTCTTCCAGCGACCCAGGTCGATCCCGTAGTCGGTGATCTTCTTCATCACCGTCGGATACGAGACCCCCATCCAGCGGGCGACCTGGCTGCGGTTGCCGCCGGCCCGC from Anaeromyxobacter paludicola harbors:
- a CDS encoding TolC family protein yields the protein MSLRILALLALLATAPLPGGLARGDEQGVPVWGLEDARAAFLSSSPELREAEEREEAARADVLQAGLRPNPELSLSLGNIPLRANTTPAGNGSGLGRNAVYGAGLSQTFELGGKRGKRVDAAEGALAESRSARSDALRLARFELEKAFWAAVSAAEHRKLAEEVRARHAETIRISRARFEADDIAASDLDRVVLEGARQENDLADARAAEHAAVAELLRLVGAGAPAWVTVKGTLPAPRLAVDAAALVARAGRERPDLAEARARVESARAGVALAEAQAVPDLTAGLSYAHSQAVAAGDNPDTLAATLSLPLPLFHRNQGEVAKARVALAGAERALAALSARAGREVQQAVARHEAAVEKVTRYEGGALERAERSLRAAEKSWREGATSLLTFLEAERTFIAVRADYLDTLYELRVARLELARATGAAALETSS